A genomic window from Leptolyngbya sp. BL0902 includes:
- a CDS encoding RuBisCO accumulation factor 1 gives MVFSGSAPVPDAEAVQDILLRLRRKQGTWVDWAQGCQALQRAKFTPQQIFEETGFEPIHQNQIMVAEQVYQSILKVGVTEATQAHFTERGSDALYELRILSQTDRASVADFVRRHGLDSEEVRDLVKPIKEYSYRKENPPGFGDGPGEAVAFHFWKLARQKDDLQDRSRLIAQGLRFAESAESRQQIERLLTDFTVVKARTAPRLPLYRIESESELPRVIPVVGQLPLSVDDLKAVPVALPEDPFGLVSATGPSAWAAVPGWQVIFRAEDPVGLLTQANQLPNMPADAPNEMVLVVVDRADRTWHEDSYFLTDEDSQLGLVWSETPLEGGILGRVILVLRPKRILDEDYNRELWQLEE, from the coding sequence ATGGTGTTTTCTGGTTCTGCCCCCGTCCCCGATGCTGAGGCCGTGCAGGATATTTTGCTGCGGCTGCGACGCAAGCAGGGCACCTGGGTCGATTGGGCGCAGGGGTGTCAAGCTTTGCAGCGGGCTAAGTTTACTCCCCAGCAGATTTTTGAAGAAACGGGCTTTGAACCCATCCACCAAAACCAAATCATGGTGGCAGAGCAGGTGTATCAGTCCATCCTCAAGGTGGGGGTGACGGAGGCGACCCAGGCCCACTTTACCGAGCGGGGCAGCGATGCCCTCTACGAACTGCGGATTCTTTCCCAGACGGATCGGGCCAGCGTGGCGGATTTTGTTCGGCGGCACGGGCTGGACTCTGAAGAGGTGCGCGACCTAGTAAAGCCCATCAAGGAGTACAGCTACCGTAAGGAAAATCCTCCCGGCTTTGGCGATGGCCCCGGCGAGGCGGTGGCCTTTCACTTTTGGAAGCTGGCCCGCCAGAAGGATGATTTGCAGGATCGTTCGCGCCTGATTGCCCAGGGCTTGCGCTTTGCCGAAAGTGCCGAATCGCGTCAGCAGATTGAGCGACTCCTGACTGATTTTACGGTGGTCAAAGCCCGTACCGCCCCCCGTCTGCCCCTCTACCGGATTGAGTCGGAAAGCGAACTGCCTCGGGTGATTCCGGTGGTGGGGCAACTGCCGCTGTCGGTGGATGACCTGAAGGCCGTCCCGGTGGCCTTACCGGAGGATCCCTTTGGCCTGGTGAGCGCCACGGGGCCAAGCGCCTGGGCGGCGGTTCCTGGCTGGCAGGTGATTTTTCGGGCCGAAGACCCGGTGGGGTTGCTCACCCAGGCTAACCAGTTGCCCAATATGCCCGCCGATGCCCCCAACGAAATGGTGCTGGTGGTGGTGGATCGGGCGGATCGTACCTGGCATGAAGACAGCTATTTTCTTACCGATGAAGACAGCCAGTTGGGGTTGGTGTGGTCAGAAACGCCGCTGGAGGGCGGCATCCTAGGTCGGGTGATTTTGGTGCTGCGGCCCAAGCGCATTTTGGACGAAGACTACAACCGGGAACTGTGGCAACTTGAGGAATAG
- a CDS encoding DUF2283 domain-containing protein — protein MKITYDPERDILQIAFSSGDIDETARLSPNLILDYDDDGHVLGMEIRQASQRVESPMTVCFTVGPANMDKPPI, from the coding sequence ATGAAGATTACCTACGATCCAGAACGCGACATTTTACAAATTGCCTTCAGCAGCGGCGACATTGACGAAACGGCCCGTCTTTCGCCCAATCTCATCCTCGACTACGACGACGATGGCCATGTGCTAGGCATGGAAATTCGGCAAGCTTCCCAGCGCGTGGAAAGCCCCATGACCGTCTGCTTCACCGTTGGCCCTGCCAACATGGACAAACCACCGATTTAA
- a CDS encoding HNH endonuclease: protein MNLFDKAKQLSSAAAESAQSLGHQVSQATQAAKTALDEATATGTRPIQQIQSLGQETVQKGLETLSQAPEQFAQAKQQAQTAVRDLSWQDIGDAITTWQAAVAGAATSGLVVTQALKDLPRTAQELAQEMPKLARRMQTAGVRAGDTPRTEADVMGLFNKIPGPSKLGASERDMRIFLADKHGSHIRAHAQGGGNEASNIVWEVGTANLRRGANPMTGQEQIYIRFANAVDSVLKNSTTIAKLGIASTGTAIVTQALVTALAHTLDLYRGDITAEEFRRKVTDAAVSAGIAAPIFFLILVAAIALFPELTVLLSAPAVMAGFNTLFGISIALPIVQSILRHVEAGGLGQEAERQYAEAIRLGDAMIQAASEEAKQWWQVAFPAIIPGAKQLPSEAG, encoded by the coding sequence ATGAACCTGTTTGACAAAGCGAAACAACTATCGAGCGCAGCAGCAGAGTCGGCCCAATCCTTGGGGCATCAGGTGAGTCAAGCGACCCAAGCGGCTAAGACCGCCCTCGACGAAGCAACCGCAACGGGCACAAGGCCAATCCAGCAAATACAATCCCTGGGCCAAGAAACGGTGCAAAAAGGACTGGAGACGCTGAGCCAAGCGCCAGAACAGTTCGCCCAGGCCAAGCAGCAAGCTCAGACCGCTGTTCGAGATCTGTCATGGCAAGATATTGGCGATGCCATCACAACCTGGCAAGCCGCTGTGGCCGGAGCCGCCACCTCTGGCCTAGTTGTTACCCAAGCCCTAAAAGATCTGCCCCGTACAGCCCAAGAGCTAGCCCAAGAGATGCCCAAATTGGCGCGACGGATGCAGACGGCTGGCGTTCGGGCGGGAGATACCCCGCGTACTGAAGCCGATGTTATGGGGTTATTCAACAAAATCCCCGGCCCATCTAAGCTGGGAGCCAGTGAACGCGATATGCGGATTTTCCTGGCCGATAAGCACGGTAGTCATATTCGTGCCCATGCCCAAGGTGGAGGGAATGAAGCCAGCAACATTGTCTGGGAGGTCGGTACGGCCAATCTACGGCGGGGGGCCAACCCGATGACTGGGCAAGAACAGATTTATATCCGATTTGCCAATGCGGTAGATTCTGTCCTCAAGAACTCGACCACCATCGCCAAATTGGGAATTGCGTCCACAGGAACGGCCATAGTTACCCAAGCCCTGGTTACAGCCCTGGCCCACACCCTTGATCTCTACCGAGGAGACATTACCGCCGAAGAATTTCGCCGCAAGGTCACAGATGCAGCCGTCAGTGCTGGTATTGCAGCACCCATTTTCTTTCTGATTCTGGTGGCTGCCATAGCACTTTTTCCAGAGTTGACCGTTCTGCTATCTGCCCCCGCAGTGATGGCTGGATTTAATACCCTGTTTGGCATCAGCATTGCGTTGCCCATTGTCCAGTCCATTCTTCGCCATGTAGAGGCAGGCGGCTTGGGGCAAGAGGCCGAACGTCAATACGCTGAGGCTATTCGGTTAGGTGATGCCATGATCCAGGCTGCCTCAGAGGAAGCTAAACAGTGGTGGCAAGTGGCCTTCCCTGCAATCATTCCAGGTGCTAAACAACTCCCCTCCGAGGCCGGATAG
- a CDS encoding pyridoxal phosphate-dependent aminotransferase, which translates to MPSLALASRVTRVTPSMTLAIAAKAKAMKAEGLPVCSFSAGEPDFDTPDHIKAAAKAALDQGKTRYGPAAGEPALRQAIASKLQRDNNLCYGPENIIVTNGGKHSLYGLIMALIEEGDEVIIPAPYWVSYPEMVQLAGGTPVIVPTTAEQGYRITPDQLRQAITPKTKLFVLNSPSNPTGMVYSPAEVAALAEVVVAADIWVVSDEIYEKILYNGATHRSIGAVSPAAFERTIISNGFAKGYSMTGWRLGYLAGPEPIIKAVSTIQSHSTSNVCTFAQYGAIAALEGPQDCIEIMGKAFAERRQVIIDRCRQIPGLSCGEPEGAFYLYIDIQALGIPSLEFCNRLIDEKYVAAIPGIAFGAEGTIRLSYATDMATIEEGMSRLAQFVGGL; encoded by the coding sequence ATGCCTTCGCTTGCCCTTGCTAGCCGTGTGACGCGCGTTACTCCCTCCATGACCCTCGCCATTGCGGCCAAGGCCAAAGCCATGAAAGCGGAAGGGTTGCCCGTATGCAGTTTCAGCGCCGGGGAACCCGATTTTGATACTCCCGACCACATCAAAGCTGCCGCCAAAGCTGCCCTTGATCAAGGTAAAACCCGTTACGGCCCCGCCGCCGGAGAACCTGCCCTGCGCCAAGCCATTGCCAGCAAACTGCAACGGGACAACAACCTCTGCTATGGCCCAGAAAATATCATTGTCACCAACGGCGGCAAGCACTCCCTCTACGGGCTGATCATGGCCCTCATTGAGGAGGGCGATGAGGTGATCATCCCTGCGCCCTACTGGGTCAGCTATCCTGAGATGGTGCAGTTGGCGGGCGGTACTCCGGTGATTGTGCCCACCACCGCCGAGCAAGGCTATCGCATTACCCCCGATCAACTGCGGCAGGCGATTACCCCCAAAACCAAGCTGTTTGTGCTCAATTCCCCCTCCAACCCCACGGGGATGGTCTATTCTCCTGCCGAAGTCGCCGCCCTAGCGGAGGTGGTGGTGGCGGCGGATATTTGGGTTGTCTCCGACGAAATCTACGAAAAAATCCTCTACAACGGCGCGACTCATCGGAGCATTGGGGCCGTTTCCCCTGCGGCATTCGAGCGCACCATCATTAGCAATGGCTTTGCCAAGGGCTATTCTATGACCGGATGGCGGTTGGGCTACCTGGCGGGGCCAGAGCCCATCATCAAGGCGGTCAGCACTATTCAAAGCCACAGCACCTCCAACGTTTGCACCTTTGCCCAGTACGGCGCTATCGCCGCCCTAGAAGGCCCCCAGGACTGCATCGAAATTATGGGCAAAGCCTTTGCAGAACGCCGTCAGGTCATTATCGACCGCTGCCGCCAAATTCCAGGGCTAAGCTGCGGTGAGCCGGAAGGAGCTTTCTATCTCTATATTGACATCCAGGCTCTCGGTATTCCGTCCCTAGAGTTCTGTAACCGCCTGATCGACGAAAAATACGTCGCCGCCATCCCTGGTATTGCCTTTGGAGCCGAGGGCACCATTCGCCTGTCCTACGCCACCGATATGGCCACCATCGAAGAAGGGATGAGTCGCCTTGCCCAGTTTGTGGGCGGGCTATAG
- the hetR gene encoding heterocyst differentiation master regulator HetR produces the protein MADSDPQSTVTFPVTYDEELIRQLSPSAIDQILLYLAFSAMRTGGHRHGAFLDAAATAAKCAIYTTYLEQGENLRMTGHLHHIEPKRVKAIVEEIRQALVEGKLLKLLGSQEPRYLIQFPYVWLHRYPWQAKQSRVLGTSLTPDEKASLVSKLPPHSPPARIINSFQFLELIEALHEKSQEDLPSSHRVDLSEALAEHIRRRLIYSGTVIRLDTYGGASYYALARSSYSPADSEERMYAMIEDTAQYFRMMREWASHRSGTMRVLEELDIAAEDVDRAFKDLDEMIRAWADKYHRPGGEPILLHMAVGHHAP, from the coding sequence ATGGCTGATTCTGATCCGCAATCAACCGTTACATTTCCCGTTACCTACGATGAAGAACTGATTCGTCAGCTCAGCCCCAGCGCCATCGATCAAATTCTGCTGTATTTGGCCTTCAGTGCCATGCGGACTGGGGGGCACCGCCACGGGGCTTTTCTCGATGCGGCGGCCACGGCGGCCAAATGTGCCATCTACACCACCTACCTAGAGCAGGGCGAAAACCTGCGGATGACCGGGCATCTACACCACATCGAGCCGAAGCGGGTGAAGGCGATTGTGGAGGAAATTCGACAGGCGCTGGTGGAGGGCAAGCTGCTGAAGCTGCTGGGTTCCCAAGAGCCTCGCTACCTGATTCAGTTTCCCTATGTGTGGCTGCACCGCTACCCTTGGCAGGCCAAACAGTCGCGGGTTTTAGGCACCTCCCTCACCCCCGATGAAAAGGCTAGTCTGGTCAGCAAGCTTCCCCCCCATAGCCCCCCAGCACGCATCATCAACTCCTTTCAGTTCCTAGAGCTGATTGAAGCCCTGCACGAAAAATCCCAAGAAGACTTGCCCTCCAGCCATCGCGTCGATCTCAGTGAAGCCCTCGCCGAACACATTCGCCGCCGCCTGATTTACTCCGGCACCGTGATTCGCCTGGATACCTATGGAGGAGCCTCCTACTATGCCCTAGCGCGAAGTTCCTATTCCCCGGCTGACTCGGAAGAACGCATGTACGCCATGATTGAGGATACGGCCCAGTATTTCCGCATGATGCGCGAATGGGCCAGCCATCGTTCGGGAACCATGCGGGTGCTAGAAGAACTAGACATTGCCGCTGAGGATGTGGATCGGGCCTTCAAGGATCTCGATGAAATGATTCGGGCCTGGGCCGATAAGTACCATCGTCCGGGCGGCGAACCCATCCTGCTCCACATGGCCGTGGGCCACCATGCTCCCTAG